The genomic segment TGTCCAATACAGTCGCCACTAGATATGTGGCtcttgaacacttgaaatgtggcttgtCCAAAATAAGACCTATTGGAAGTGTAAAATACATACCAGATTTCAAAGATTGagtgcagaaaagaaaatatcattaatagttttatattgaatatatgatgaaatgatattttggataattaaataatgtattaCATTCTTATACTAGGGTTCTTATAAAAAATCAACACGAGCTTAGTGGTttagaacagaaatttattccctcacagttctggaggccagagtttGAAATTAAGGTATCAGCAGGGCCAACCAAGCTCCCTCTGGAGGAGCTGGGAGGGAATCAGATCCATGTccctctcctagcttctggtggcttcCAACAACCCTTGGCTTCCCTAGCTTGTGGCTGCATTACTCCAACCATTGCTTCTATTTTCATATCACCATCTCCTCTCTGGGTGACTTTTTTAAGgtcacttgtcattggatttaaggCCCACTCGGAATCCAGGACCATCTCATCAAGAGATCCTAACTTAGTTACATCTGGAAAGACCTTTTtaccaaataaggtcacattcagagATTCTGGGGATAATGACATGGTGTCATTCTTGTACACTACCACTTAACCCAttacaaataaaacatattatttaaatcattatcacctgtttctttttacactTTTCATATGACCCTTCAAAAGTTAAAATTACATATCATGCATAATTATATTTCTGATGGACACGCTAgtctataaatttaaaaaactaatgaTAGCTTTCCCTCCCCAAGttcttttctgatttcctttATTTAATCCACTTCAGTGTGATCCCACAGAAAATTAACAATTTACATAATCTTAAAATAGTACTTCACATATCATTTCATTTCCATCACTACTGTATGATAATaccttttttacatttaaaaaatctaactctaaaatacttagtattttgttttgctctgtttaTTAATAATTATAGACTTGATATATGAGAGCCTACCTATTGAACTCAAATCCTCTATTTTGAATGTGCTGCTTTGCTTAAAGATCCAAGAACAGAATCAATCATCCTCTTCAGTGGATGCCCCATAAGGCATCTATCTCCTGATCAGAAAACCTCTGAATGTGAGGAactttgatctttgctgtttgtTCTGCACCCTCCTTTAACTCTATTAGCTAGGTCTCCCCAGACCGAGAAACATGACATTGGGTCATACCTCATTGGCATTCAGAAACACATTATGTTACCATAATCAAGTCTCGATCTGAAGACATGTTATTCATCACCTACAGCTTCATTCAAATGCTTGCTCTGTTCCCATTTTCCTGCCTAAACATTTCCCTTCATGGCCCTTTCCAATTCCCTGTTACCTTTCTGGTCCATCTTCTGGTCTTCATTTATGAAATTATCTAAAAGGGAGGTATCATTTTGGTCTTTTTCTCCACTGAAAGTTTGCTGATCAGATGCCCTCCATTCCTTGTGCTCAGTGTGGTTTTCAGAGCATTTTCAAGATGCGTAGAAAACACTATCTACCTTTCAAAACCCCAATCCAGATCATCTTTTGTGAAGTTTTCACTAACCTCAATCGAAAAGAATTGATCCCTCCTCCTCCTGTATCTAGTAGGTCCCTCCCATCATTTCAGTTATCTTGTGGTATCGTCATTATTTATGTCATACTGCATATCCAATATAAACCCTTTGAGGATagatagacaaataccatatttgaTCTGTTTTGTTCTCAgtacttttcatattttctgcttCCTAAAGAAAGCTTTACTGAAactcatttaaaagaaaacacaaaggcaTATCTTTAGTAGTTTTTATCTACAAAGCAAAATAAGGTGAGAAGCAGGAAATAATTCTTTCTCAGGGACCAAATAttgatgtattttgaaatgaACCTATCTTAAGCAGGTTTTTGAGGGTTAATAGGACATACTCAGGGATGTTATTTTATGCTTTGATGTAATTCAAGGGTTGGCTGCTGCTAGTATTTCGCATGTGAATTCTTAACTCTCTAATTTAGGAGTTAGTTGGTGGGAATGTGCCTAATCTGTGGGTACAATGTCATTCACTATTGTACCCTGTCCTTAGGAACATACAAGCAAGCAGGAGAAATGGACACTTAACGTAAATAGAGGCCATAAAATATGGTGAGACCTATGTTCACAGTATTTGGAAATCTTTGAAGGACCTCAGTATTGAGGGGAGGAGAACATAACTTATCCCAAAGTGACAAAATCAGTGAAAATCAACAAATAACCCTGTCTGATTATACTTACACGGCAAAATATTGCTCATGCCCATATAACGTCACTCTCTCTTGTAAATTTAGGTTATCAAAGTGCTTAAACCTTGTGGGAACAAGGGTTAGCTCAAGGCTTAAACCCCTACACACCCGTACACCACAAAGATAAACCAAAAACATCAGCACCTGATTTAATATCTTATCAATTACATTCTGTTACTAAAAGGAACAACATCAGCAATAGTCCTTTAATAGGATGGCTTTGCTTTTTTCAAATTGCCTTGGAGATTTCTTTCAATACTGCAAAACTGTCTTTTGCACGACTTCATACATCTACCCATAATAGGTAAAAATCATTTTACAAGACTACTGAATGCACTTTGACTGAACTTAAACATTCTTTCTATAAATACATTCTTTCTCTGAAAACGGGAACCATGTCAGGTCAACCTTCCCCTTACAGCCCAGAAAGAATCTCAGCCTCCACCCTTGACCCCCACTGAGGCAGCCTGTGAATGTGATATATCTTACTGTTTCTATTGTGTTTCTTTGTAATTATATAATATCATCACTCATATATCTAGAAAAACCTGTTAAGAGTTCTCTTGAATCTAGAAACTGTCACTTGTAGCCTCGGAGGGGATTTTAATTAGTCACACACTGAATTACAATCCCACTCTCAAAGCTTCAAAGTATTTCTTTCCTATTCGTCATACTTTGAGCTCAGATTTATTGGCAATGATTACCAGCTAATATTGGCTTGAACTGAATGTTTTTTGAagtcttctctgttcctttgaaTTAACTTACTCTTAAATGCAACtttcaaaaaagtttaaaaataaccttaattttattttcatttaggatCCAGCCTTTACTGCTTTGTTAACCACTCAAACACAAGTGCAAAGAGAGATTGTAAATAAACACAACGAACTGAGGAAATCGGTCTCTCCACCTGCCAGCAACATGCTAAAGATGGTAAAAGGCAGTAATATAAGCATAGTGGTGTGAACTAGCAGTGCTAAGAGCAGACAGCTGGGAGCTGGCATCTTTTGAGAACACTGTGATTTACAAGGTCCTGCCTCTATCTTGCTATCTCATTTGAGACATGTTTTGGTCAGGACAGAAATTAACTTTCCCTTATAATAGTTAGATAACTTGTCGCCATAACAGGGCTAGTAAGTTGGGAAGGCAGAATTAGAAGTCAAATCTTCAGACATCATATTGCAGccattacatttttttgttaGCTATCTTTCCTAGTCTAAAATAAAGCCATACCCTTTCTTTCAGGAGCAGTGCCACTGAGGGTCAATAACAGCCCACTTTCCAGCACATAGTCCATAAAGGCTGTATATCTCCCATATGAATGCATGGGCTACAAATAGTATTGGGAATAATCTAGACCAGCTTATTactattgaaatataattaagaTACATCACATGTTGATCAATATTCACAGTAGCACCATTACTAAAAATCTTGGATGTAGCTGCTGTGCTAAAATAAATAGTCAGatattattatattacatatttctCTCATTAAACGAATCTTTTATGGACCACTCTTCATGTGGAAACTGACACTGGGGCAGATAaagacacatacacacccacacacacatacacaaagaaatTTTCATACCAGTGACAACAGATAATACCTCTATAGAAGTTTTAAAGTAGTGCAAATCAACCTGCCAATCAGACTATAAAGCATATGCTTCATTGGAGTTGAGCCTTTAATTGTACTTTTTATCTTGTGACATTTAGGAATGGAGCAGAGAAGCAACTGCAAATGCCCAAAAGTGGGCAAACAAGTGCACATTACAACACAGTAACCCAGAAGAACGAAAAACCAGTATGTAGATgactaaaaatatttgttgagtaaatgaacaaataaaatagtattggccaaataaaataaatagcattCTGGGACATTGCATTAAGGCATTGTGAATAAATGTTGCTTACACCGCTGTCTTTATAAAATCAAAGTATCTGTATATAGACAGATAATATTGATAAGTACCATGAGGTGCTTGTCCATTGCCATTATGCAAAAAATTTCTCAAGCAATATTCCATTTGCTCCTCTCTACTAACTCATGAGTAAATGGGATATATATCGTCATTTTTCCAACTTTAAAGATTAGAAAACCAGGACATGGGAAGAATGCCTTACCCAAGAGCAGAACTGGAAGTGGTGTCATATATTCGAAAGACAAACAGGCTTCCTACTTCCTCTAACTCCGTCCTTTTTGTGATATTGAGTACTTTTTTGGTGTTTGAAAGCTATTTCTTTTGCATTCATAAGATATATTGCATTATTTTGAATTGCTCCTGAATTTTGCTTTAAATGTATTTAGCAGGATGAATGTTTTGGGTAGGTGGATTCATTTTTTACCTGTTAATAACAGTCAAGTATTTTGTATGGACTGTGTGCCTATCATGTGTAGAATAATATATTAGACTTGAAATAACTTTAAGACATATTTTATCAAGGATTATAGAAACTATGAGAGAAAAAACACCCATGCATCAACTTTACACAAAATATTAATTGCAGTACATGAGGCATTACACATGTGAAGAATTCAGtgtgaaaaaaaatgcatctttgaCGATCCAGAGAGAATaggatttttaaagaataaggtCTTCTAACCTATTCAAAGTTTTCCACATTGAGGCCAGCTTCAATGTGTGGCAGATGTGTTTTCTGTTCAGCTTTATAGCTGATAAGGGATGAAAGCaccatttctgtgtattaacagTTAATGAGCATAGCCACTGTGTTTGATAGGCAACATCCTTGTGTATCTATACTTGACTTTTTTCGATATTTGCATGTATTGCTTTCCTCATGAATGATCTGTTCCTTCTTAGGTACAAAATGTGGTGAAAATCTCTATATGTCAAGTGACCCCACTGCCTGGTCAGATGCGATCCAAAGCTGGTATCATGAGGGCCACAACTTCATCTATGGTGTAGGACCAGAGAGCCCTTCTACAGTCGTTGGACATTATACCCAggtaaaaggaaaaagtaaaaatcctTCTACCACAAATGCTCTTATATAGAAAACTTCTCCAAATTATGACCAACTCTAAGGTTCAATTTAAGGGAAGAGCCTGAGTAGGTATAATAGAGTCCTGGCGTGTGGCTGGCAGTTCATCTAGAGCTCTGACTTTGTTCCAAGGCCTGCAGAACTCATGATAGGGAAATAGACTTGGCACTTTGCTAACATTGTAAGTAAAATAGTGAATGTAcatgaaaatacagtattttaaaagtttgtgaTTTTATTAATAGTTTATAATAATACAGAAATTAATAGTTTATTTCTGTAATGTACATGGCTACAAACCATAATAGTAACATTTTGTTCACTTTTATATTtgctattatttgttttttcatatttccCCTCCCCTTGAATGTACCTTATTATTTCCTTACGGAAGGTTGTTTGGTACTCATCTTACCGTGTTGGATGCGGAATTGCCTATTGTCCCAATCAAGACCATCTAAAATACTACTATGTTTGCCAATACTGTCCTGCGTAAGTAAATGCTTTAGACCTTAATGCCAATAATTCCATCTgtaatttagtattttaaaattctcatatattaaataaccaaaataaagagGATCTATCAGTACAGGGAAGGACTAAATCTTTGGAAATAGTGACATACTTTCAATTTATCAGAGAAGAGATCGTGTTCTCACTTTCAGTTATGCAATCTGAAACGCTGACTTTAATTAAAAAGTGTTGTCTTTTCTCCCAATCACCTTTCCCTAGGGCCCAAGGATATCCCATGAGAATGTgtaatgtgcatttctctttttcatatcACCACTTCTTGCTAATTTCATACTCCAGCAAGTGGAGACTTAATCATTAAACAAGGGATGGTAGTAGAGTGTCATACAGGGGATAGCAAATTGTGATTTATAGCCCTTTCCGCACGCTAAAATGTTCCTGCTGCTGCTTATCTAAAAAACCACTTACATTGTTACCATTAGGAATGATTCATTGTTTTAGATCTCAGAGGTTTTCCaagacattttaatatatttcaaggTCCAGAAAAGTAACATCCTAACTCTTTCTCAGACATATTTCACAAAAACTCCATCCATTTAGGTCTTGATTTATAGCAGGAAACATGCTGTTTCATCAAGCATTATGTTCGAACTTATCCACAACAAATCCTGTGGACATACAGAAGATCTAATCTCAACATAGCtagtcttaatttcttttaatgtttggaaTTCCTTACCAGTAGAGGCAGGGGGCACCTAACACCAGGCCTGCTGCTACAGGATTTATTTTGAGATTGTAGATAACCCAGGCATATGGATCTCCAGCTTGAAAAGTATGACCTCCAGAGTCATTTTCCTGCAAACATCTATTAGACTTCAGTAGGAAGAATTGGCAGGTCCTAGGAGAATGTTTCCAACCTCACTGCCTGGCTGTGAGAGGGCCAGCTTCTGGACCCAAGCCCCTGAAGTGAGAATCGGAGCAAATAatgggcagaggcaggcaggggtgaGAGAATTTCCAGAAAACTCACCTTTATATCTATTTCACTATTTTTCCGAGGGTCACACACATACGGCTACATTCTGTGCAGGGACACTGAGATTCTGATGTTTTGCCTCGGGCCCTTCTCCCACCTGATACTATTGAGATCTGGACCCCCTTGTATTTTCAAAGGAATTAGATGGCCACTAGGAAAATAATCATATGTAAGTTACAAATCGGTCACTGTAAGATGATTATACCCTGGATATTGCTGTTTATCAAAACTAGTAAAATTAATATTCCTTATTTAGTAAACATAAAAAATGTCTCACTCACCACATCTAGAAATTCACAAACCTTCCCCAGCTCTCCCTGCACCACGAACACACGCAACTCTACTTAAATATCACCCCCACATCTAGAAGTCACTGGAGCCTTAGTGTCCCTAGTTCATATTAGAGAAATTATAATATTCTATCatctttcaagtaaaaaaatattgtaatacTGAGTACTCATTTCCATACCACAATGGCCCTGCCCCCAGGAGCCTCTTGTGTCCCTCCAGGGCATGTGTTCTACCCCCGCTGGCACACTGGGTTACTGCCTTACAGACTGGCCAAGTCCCCTGGAGGTGAAGAGAATGTTGCTAGGTTGAAATATACTGGAAACTTTAGACTCCTGGTGTACAATGTAATTGCTTAGCCTACAGAATTACTGTCAAGGAGATGGTCAACATGTGATGAATTTTCTTAATTTGGATGTTACTTGAATTACACATTGGAAATCgtaatttttcagttttgttaatgtatataaaaacatctaataactatatatattttttgatggaTAATTGCTTTAAGAGCATGTAAACTaaacagcaaaatgaaaattatttgacattgtgtattttaaatttcagtggtAATAACATGAGTAGAAAGAATACCCCTTACCATCAAGGAACACCTTGTGCCGGTTGCCCTGGTAACTGTGACAGTGGGCTATGCAGTAAGTGTGATATGATCAACTCGCTATTATAATAGagttgatattttattttctttctactgaTTAAGAAATCTCCTAAAGTAACCAATTCAAATAATGTCTTTATGCAAAAGACAAATAGCTTACTCATCAGTGTGTGTTTAAGTAAACATTTTATACACTTCAGGAAactacatattatttataatgaaaagaattttaccatatataagataataaaatatctatCATCAGTGTGTCCTGTGATTATGCACAGCTCACTAATATTAGCTATACATGTTTCTGGGACATAGTTCATTTCATCAGTTGGTATCACTATAACCAAAGGTTG from the Manis javanica isolate MJ-LG chromosome 16, MJ_LKY, whole genome shotgun sequence genome contains:
- the LOC140846680 gene encoding cysteine-rich secretory protein 2 isoform X4, with product MDPAFTALLTTQTQVQREIVNKHNELRKSVSPPASNMLKMEWSREATANAQKWANKCTLQHSNPEERKTSTKCGENLYMSSDPTAWSDAIQSWYHEGHNFIYGVGPESPSTVVGHYTQVVWYSSYRVGCGIAYCPNQDHLKYYYVCQYCPAGNNMSRKNTPYHQGTPCAGCPGNCDSGLCTNSCEYEDLLSNCDSLKTTAGCEHELLKEKCKATCLCENKIY
- the LOC140846680 gene encoding cysteine-rich secretory protein 2 isoform X2; translation: MRTSTMASLPVVVFLAAGLLLSLPAEGKDPAFTALLTTQTQVQREIVNKHNELRKSVSPPASNMLKMEWSREATANAQKWANKCTLQHSNPEERKTSTKCGENLYMSSDPTAWSDAIQSWYHEGHNFIYGVGPESPSTVVGHYTQVVWYSSYRVGCGIAYCPNQDHLKYYYVCQYCPAGNNMSRKNTPYHQGTPCAGCPGNCDSGLCTNSCEYEDLLSNCDSLKTTAGCEHELLKEKCKATCLCENKIY
- the LOC140846680 gene encoding cysteine-rich secretory protein 2 isoform X3, with the translated sequence MASLPVVVFLAAGLLLSLPAEGKDPAFTALLTTQTQVQREIVNKHNELRKSVSPPASNMLKMEWSREATANAQKWANKCTLQHSNPEERKTSTKCGENLYMSSDPTAWSDAIQSWYHEGHNFIYGVGPESPSTVVGHYTQVVWYSSYRVGCGIAYCPNQDHLKYYYVCQYCPAGNNMSRKNTPYHQGTPCAGCPGNCDSGLCTNSCEYEDLLSNCDSLKTTAGCEHELLKEKCKATCLCENKIY
- the LOC140846680 gene encoding cysteine-rich secretory protein 2 isoform X1, yielding MSYLIQCRPLCSLTYFPAMASLPVVVFLAAGLLLSLPAEGKDPAFTALLTTQTQVQREIVNKHNELRKSVSPPASNMLKMEWSREATANAQKWANKCTLQHSNPEERKTSTKCGENLYMSSDPTAWSDAIQSWYHEGHNFIYGVGPESPSTVVGHYTQVVWYSSYRVGCGIAYCPNQDHLKYYYVCQYCPAGNNMSRKNTPYHQGTPCAGCPGNCDSGLCTNSCEYEDLLSNCDSLKTTAGCEHELLKEKCKATCLCENKIY